The following coding sequences are from one Macaca nemestrina isolate mMacNem1 chromosome 1, mMacNem.hap1, whole genome shotgun sequence window:
- the LOC105479513 gene encoding telomere zinc finger-associated protein isoform X2, whose translation MDGSFVQHSVRVLQELNKQREKGQYCDATLDVGGLVFKAHWSVLACCSHFFQSLYGDGSGGSVVLPAGFAEIFGLLLDFFYTGHLALTSGNRDQVLLAARELRVPEAVELCQSFKPKTSVGQAAGGQSGLGPPASQNVNSLLKEPAGLQEEEVSRTLGLVPRDQEPRGSHSPQRPQLHSPAQRESPSSLCGKLKQALKPCSPEDKEPEDCKVPPRPFEAEGGQLQGGSNEWEVVVQVEDDGDGDYMSEPEAVLTRRKSNVIRKACAAEPALSAGSLAAEPAENRKGTAVPVECPTCHKKFLSKYYLKVHNRKHTGEKPFECPKCGKCYFRKENLLEHEARNCMNRSEQVFTCSVCQETFRRRMELRVHMVSHTGEMPYKCSSCSQQFMQKKDLQSHMIKLHGAPKPHACPTCAKCFLSRTELQLHEAFKHRGEKLFVCEECGHRASSRNGLQMHIKAKHRNERPHVCEFCSHAFTQKANLNMHLRTHTGEKPFQCHLCGKTFRTQASLDKHNRTHTGERPFSCEFCEQRFTEKGPLLRHVASRHQEGRPHFCQICGKTFKAVEQLRVHVRRHKGVRKFECTECGYKFTRQAHLRRHMEIHDRVENYNPRQRKLRNLIIEDEKMMVVALQPPAELEVGSAEVIVESLAQGGLASQLPGQRLCAEESFTSPGVLEPSLIITAAVPEDCDT comes from the exons ATGGACGGCTCCTTCGTCCAGCACAGTGTGAGGGTTCTGCAGGAGCTCAACAAGCAGCGGGAGAAGGGCCAGTACTGCGACGCCACTCTGGACGTTGGGGGCCTGGTGTTTAAGGCGCACTGGAGTGTCCTTGCCTGCTGCAGCCACTTCTTCCAGAGCCTCTACGGGGATGGCTCAGGAGGTAGTGTCGTCCTCCCTGCTGGCTTCGCTGAGATCTTTGGCCTCTTGTTGGACTTTTTCTACACTGGTCACCTCGCTCTCACCTCAGGGAACCGGGATCAGGTGCTCCTGGCAGCCAGGGAGTTGCGAGTGCCAGAGGCCGTAGAGCTGTGCCAGAGCTTCAAGCCCAAAACTTCAGTGGGACAGGCAGCAGGTGGCCAGAGTGGGCTGGGGCCCCCTGCCTCCCAGAATGTGAACAGCCTCCTCAAGGAGCCGGCAGGCTTGCAAGAAGAGGAAGTTTCGAGGACTCTGGGTCTAGTCCCCAGAGATCAGGAGCCCAGAGGCAGTCATAGTCCTCAGAGGCCCCAGCTCCATTCCCCAGCTCAGAGAGAgagtccctcctccctctgtgGGAAACTCAAGCAGGCCTTGAAGCCTTGTTCCCCCGAGGACAAGGAACCTGAGGACTGCAAAGTGCCTCCAAGGCCCTTCGAGGCTGAAGGTGGCCAGCTGCAGGGCGGGAGTAATGAG TGGGAAGTGGTGGTTCAAGTGGAGGACGACGGGGATGGTGATTACATGTCTGAGCCTGAGGCTGTGCTGACCAGGAGGAAGTCAAATGTAATCCGAAAGGCCTGTGCAGCTGAGCCAGCCCTGAGTGCGGGCTCCCTAGCAGCTGAGCCTGCTGAGAACAGAAAAGGTACAGCGGTGCCGGTCGAATGCCCCACATGTCATAAAAAGTTCCTCAGCAAATATTATCTAAAAGTCCACAACAG GAAACATACTGGGGAGAAACCCTTTGAGTGTCCCAAGTGTGGGAAGTGTTACTTTCGGAAGGAGAACCTCCTGGAGCATGAAGCCCGGAATTGCATGAACCGCTCGGAACAG GTCTTCACGTGCTCCGTGTGCCAGGAGACATTCCGCCGGAGGATGGAGCTGCGGGTGCACATGGTGTCTCACACAGGGGAGATGCCCTACAAG TGTTCCTCCTGCTCCCAGCAGTTCATGCAGAAGAAGGACTTGCAGAGCCACATGATCAAGCTGCATGGAGCCCCAAAGCCCCATGCA TGCCCCACCTGTGCCAAGTGCTTCCTGTCTCGGACAGAGCTGCAGCTGCATGAAGCTTTCAAGCACCGTGGTGAAAAGCTGTTTGTGTGTGAGGAGTGTGGGCACCGGGCCTCGAGCCGGAATGGCCTGCAGATGCACATCAAGGCCAAGCACAG GAATGAGAGGCCACATGTGTGTGAGTTCTGCAGCCACGCCTTCACCCAAAAGGCCAATCTCAACATGCACCTGCGCACACACACGGGCGAGAAGCCCTTCCAGTGCCACCTCTGTGGCAAGACCTTCCGAACCCAAG CCAGCCTGGACAAGCACAACCGCACTCACACCGGGGAAAGGCCCTTCAGTTGCGAGTTCTGTGAACAGCGCTTCACTGAGAAGGGGCCCCTCCTGAGGCACGTGGCCAGCCGCCATCAGGAGGGCCGGCCCCACTTCTGCCAGATCTGCGGCAAGACCTTCAAAG CCGTGGAGCAACTGCGTGTGCATGTCAGACGACATAAGGGGGTGAGGAAGTTTGAGTGCACCGAGTGCGGCTACAAGTTTACGCGGCAG GCCCACCTGCGGAGGCACATGGAAATCCACGACCGGGTGGAGAACTACAACCCGCGGCAGCGCAAGCTCCGCAACCTGATCATCGAGGACGAGAAGATGATGGTGGTGGCGCTGCAGCCGCCTGCGGAGCTGGAGGTGGGCTCGGCGGAGGTCATTGTGGAATCCCTGGCCCAGGGCGGCCTGGCCTCCCAGCTCCCAGGCCAGAGACTGTGTGCAGAGGAGAGCTTCACCAGCCCAGGTGTCCTGGAGCCCTCCCTCATCATCACAGCTGCTGTCCCCGAGGACTGTGACACATAG
- the LOC105479513 gene encoding telomere zinc finger-associated protein isoform X1, with protein MDGSFVQHSVRVLQELNKQREKGQYCDATLDVGGLVFKAHWSVLACCSHFFQSLYGDGSGGSVVLPAGFAEIFGLLLDFFYTGHLALTSGNRDQVLLAARELRVPEAVELCQSFKPKTSVGQAAGGQSGLGPPASQNVNSLLKEPAGLQEEEVSRTLGLVPRDQEPRGSHSPQRPQLHSPAQRESPSSLCGKLKQALKPCSPEDKEPEDCKVPPRPFEAEGGQLQGGSNEWEVVVQVEDDGDGDYMSEPEAVLTRRKSNVIRKACAAEPALSAGSLAAEPAENRKGTAVPVECPTCHKKFLSKYYLKVHNRKHTGEKPFECPKCGKCYFRKENLLEHEARNCMNRSEQTLPSSKRKPGQRLLSQAEAPADAGPACPSHCQVFTCSVCQETFRRRMELRVHMVSHTGEMPYKCSSCSQQFMQKKDLQSHMIKLHGAPKPHACPTCAKCFLSRTELQLHEAFKHRGEKLFVCEECGHRASSRNGLQMHIKAKHRNERPHVCEFCSHAFTQKANLNMHLRTHTGEKPFQCHLCGKTFRTQASLDKHNRTHTGERPFSCEFCEQRFTEKGPLLRHVASRHQEGRPHFCQICGKTFKAVEQLRVHVRRHKGVRKFECTECGYKFTRQAHLRRHMEIHDRVENYNPRQRKLRNLIIEDEKMMVVALQPPAELEVGSAEVIVESLAQGGLASQLPGQRLCAEESFTSPGVLEPSLIITAAVPEDCDT; from the exons ATGGACGGCTCCTTCGTCCAGCACAGTGTGAGGGTTCTGCAGGAGCTCAACAAGCAGCGGGAGAAGGGCCAGTACTGCGACGCCACTCTGGACGTTGGGGGCCTGGTGTTTAAGGCGCACTGGAGTGTCCTTGCCTGCTGCAGCCACTTCTTCCAGAGCCTCTACGGGGATGGCTCAGGAGGTAGTGTCGTCCTCCCTGCTGGCTTCGCTGAGATCTTTGGCCTCTTGTTGGACTTTTTCTACACTGGTCACCTCGCTCTCACCTCAGGGAACCGGGATCAGGTGCTCCTGGCAGCCAGGGAGTTGCGAGTGCCAGAGGCCGTAGAGCTGTGCCAGAGCTTCAAGCCCAAAACTTCAGTGGGACAGGCAGCAGGTGGCCAGAGTGGGCTGGGGCCCCCTGCCTCCCAGAATGTGAACAGCCTCCTCAAGGAGCCGGCAGGCTTGCAAGAAGAGGAAGTTTCGAGGACTCTGGGTCTAGTCCCCAGAGATCAGGAGCCCAGAGGCAGTCATAGTCCTCAGAGGCCCCAGCTCCATTCCCCAGCTCAGAGAGAgagtccctcctccctctgtgGGAAACTCAAGCAGGCCTTGAAGCCTTGTTCCCCCGAGGACAAGGAACCTGAGGACTGCAAAGTGCCTCCAAGGCCCTTCGAGGCTGAAGGTGGCCAGCTGCAGGGCGGGAGTAATGAG TGGGAAGTGGTGGTTCAAGTGGAGGACGACGGGGATGGTGATTACATGTCTGAGCCTGAGGCTGTGCTGACCAGGAGGAAGTCAAATGTAATCCGAAAGGCCTGTGCAGCTGAGCCAGCCCTGAGTGCGGGCTCCCTAGCAGCTGAGCCTGCTGAGAACAGAAAAGGTACAGCGGTGCCGGTCGAATGCCCCACATGTCATAAAAAGTTCCTCAGCAAATATTATCTAAAAGTCCACAACAG GAAACATACTGGGGAGAAACCCTTTGAGTGTCCCAAGTGTGGGAAGTGTTACTTTCGGAAGGAGAACCTCCTGGAGCATGAAGCCCGGAATTGCATGAACCGCTCGGAACAG ACTCTTCCCAGCAGCAAGCGGAAGCCCGGGCAGAGGCTGCTGTCACAGGCAGAGGCCCCCGCTGATGCCGGCCCTGCTTGCCCCTCACACTGCCAGGTCTTCACGTGCTCCGTGTGCCAGGAGACATTCCGCCGGAGGATGGAGCTGCGGGTGCACATGGTGTCTCACACAGGGGAGATGCCCTACAAG TGTTCCTCCTGCTCCCAGCAGTTCATGCAGAAGAAGGACTTGCAGAGCCACATGATCAAGCTGCATGGAGCCCCAAAGCCCCATGCA TGCCCCACCTGTGCCAAGTGCTTCCTGTCTCGGACAGAGCTGCAGCTGCATGAAGCTTTCAAGCACCGTGGTGAAAAGCTGTTTGTGTGTGAGGAGTGTGGGCACCGGGCCTCGAGCCGGAATGGCCTGCAGATGCACATCAAGGCCAAGCACAG GAATGAGAGGCCACATGTGTGTGAGTTCTGCAGCCACGCCTTCACCCAAAAGGCCAATCTCAACATGCACCTGCGCACACACACGGGCGAGAAGCCCTTCCAGTGCCACCTCTGTGGCAAGACCTTCCGAACCCAAG CCAGCCTGGACAAGCACAACCGCACTCACACCGGGGAAAGGCCCTTCAGTTGCGAGTTCTGTGAACAGCGCTTCACTGAGAAGGGGCCCCTCCTGAGGCACGTGGCCAGCCGCCATCAGGAGGGCCGGCCCCACTTCTGCCAGATCTGCGGCAAGACCTTCAAAG CCGTGGAGCAACTGCGTGTGCATGTCAGACGACATAAGGGGGTGAGGAAGTTTGAGTGCACCGAGTGCGGCTACAAGTTTACGCGGCAG GCCCACCTGCGGAGGCACATGGAAATCCACGACCGGGTGGAGAACTACAACCCGCGGCAGCGCAAGCTCCGCAACCTGATCATCGAGGACGAGAAGATGATGGTGGTGGCGCTGCAGCCGCCTGCGGAGCTGGAGGTGGGCTCGGCGGAGGTCATTGTGGAATCCCTGGCCCAGGGCGGCCTGGCCTCCCAGCTCCCAGGCCAGAGACTGTGTGCAGAGGAGAGCTTCACCAGCCCAGGTGTCCTGGAGCCCTCCCTCATCATCACAGCTGCTGTCCCCGAGGACTGTGACACATAG
- the LOC105479513 gene encoding telomere zinc finger-associated protein isoform X3, with protein MDGSFVQHSVRVLQELNKQREKGQYCDATLDVGGLVFKAHWSVLACCSHFFQSLYGDGSGGSVVLPAGFAEIFGLLLDFFYTGHLALTSGNRDQVLLAARELRVPEAVELCQSFKPKTSVGQAAGGQSGLGPPASQNVNSLLKEPAGLQEEEVSRTLGLVPRDQEPRGSHSPQRPQLHSPAQRESPSSLCGKLKQALKPCSPEDKEPEDCKVPPRPFEAEGGQLQGGSNEWEVVVQVEDDGDGDYMSEPEAVLTRRKSNVIRKACAAEPALSAGSLAAEPAENRKGTAVPVECPTCHKKFLSKYYLKVHNRKHTGEKPFECPKCGKCYFRKENLLEHEARNCMNRSEQHPPLPRQTLPSSKRKPGQRLLSQAEAPADAGPACPSHCQVFTCSVCQETFRRRMELRVHMVSHTGEMPYKCSSCSQQFMQKKDLQSHMIKLHGAPKPHACPTCAKCFLSRTELQLHEAFKHRGEKLFVCEECGHRASSRNGLQMHIKAKHRNERPHVCEFCSHAFTQKANLNMHLRTHTGEKPFQCHLCGKTFRTQASLDKHNRTHTGERPFSCEFCEQRFTEKGPLLRHVASRHQEGRPHFCQICGKTFKAVEQLRVHVRRHKGVRKFECTECGYKFTRQAHLRRHMEIHDRVENYNPRQRKLRNLIIEDEKMMVVALQPPAELEVGSAEVIVESLAQGGLASQLPGQRLCAEESFTSPGVLEPSLIITAAVPEDCDT; from the exons ATGGACGGCTCCTTCGTCCAGCACAGTGTGAGGGTTCTGCAGGAGCTCAACAAGCAGCGGGAGAAGGGCCAGTACTGCGACGCCACTCTGGACGTTGGGGGCCTGGTGTTTAAGGCGCACTGGAGTGTCCTTGCCTGCTGCAGCCACTTCTTCCAGAGCCTCTACGGGGATGGCTCAGGAGGTAGTGTCGTCCTCCCTGCTGGCTTCGCTGAGATCTTTGGCCTCTTGTTGGACTTTTTCTACACTGGTCACCTCGCTCTCACCTCAGGGAACCGGGATCAGGTGCTCCTGGCAGCCAGGGAGTTGCGAGTGCCAGAGGCCGTAGAGCTGTGCCAGAGCTTCAAGCCCAAAACTTCAGTGGGACAGGCAGCAGGTGGCCAGAGTGGGCTGGGGCCCCCTGCCTCCCAGAATGTGAACAGCCTCCTCAAGGAGCCGGCAGGCTTGCAAGAAGAGGAAGTTTCGAGGACTCTGGGTCTAGTCCCCAGAGATCAGGAGCCCAGAGGCAGTCATAGTCCTCAGAGGCCCCAGCTCCATTCCCCAGCTCAGAGAGAgagtccctcctccctctgtgGGAAACTCAAGCAGGCCTTGAAGCCTTGTTCCCCCGAGGACAAGGAACCTGAGGACTGCAAAGTGCCTCCAAGGCCCTTCGAGGCTGAAGGTGGCCAGCTGCAGGGCGGGAGTAATGAG TGGGAAGTGGTGGTTCAAGTGGAGGACGACGGGGATGGTGATTACATGTCTGAGCCTGAGGCTGTGCTGACCAGGAGGAAGTCAAATGTAATCCGAAAGGCCTGTGCAGCTGAGCCAGCCCTGAGTGCGGGCTCCCTAGCAGCTGAGCCTGCTGAGAACAGAAAAGGTACAGCGGTGCCGGTCGAATGCCCCACATGTCATAAAAAGTTCCTCAGCAAATATTATCTAAAAGTCCACAACAG GAAACATACTGGGGAGAAACCCTTTGAGTGTCCCAAGTGTGGGAAGTGTTACTTTCGGAAGGAGAACCTCCTGGAGCATGAAGCCCGGAATTGCATGAACCGCTCGGAACAG CATCCCCCCCTGCCCAGGCAGACTCTTCCCAGCAGCAAGCGGAAGCCCGGGCAGAGGCTGCTGTCACAGGCAGAGGCCCCCGCTGATGCCGGCCCTGCTTGCCCCTCACACTGCCAGGTCTTCACGTGCTCCGTGTGCCAGGAGACATTCCGCCGGAGGATGGAGCTGCGGGTGCACATGGTGTCTCACACAGGGGAGATGCCCTACAAG TGTTCCTCCTGCTCCCAGCAGTTCATGCAGAAGAAGGACTTGCAGAGCCACATGATCAAGCTGCATGGAGCCCCAAAGCCCCATGCA TGCCCCACCTGTGCCAAGTGCTTCCTGTCTCGGACAGAGCTGCAGCTGCATGAAGCTTTCAAGCACCGTGGTGAAAAGCTGTTTGTGTGTGAGGAGTGTGGGCACCGGGCCTCGAGCCGGAATGGCCTGCAGATGCACATCAAGGCCAAGCACAG GAATGAGAGGCCACATGTGTGTGAGTTCTGCAGCCACGCCTTCACCCAAAAGGCCAATCTCAACATGCACCTGCGCACACACACGGGCGAGAAGCCCTTCCAGTGCCACCTCTGTGGCAAGACCTTCCGAACCCAAG CCAGCCTGGACAAGCACAACCGCACTCACACCGGGGAAAGGCCCTTCAGTTGCGAGTTCTGTGAACAGCGCTTCACTGAGAAGGGGCCCCTCCTGAGGCACGTGGCCAGCCGCCATCAGGAGGGCCGGCCCCACTTCTGCCAGATCTGCGGCAAGACCTTCAAAG CCGTGGAGCAACTGCGTGTGCATGTCAGACGACATAAGGGGGTGAGGAAGTTTGAGTGCACCGAGTGCGGCTACAAGTTTACGCGGCAG GCCCACCTGCGGAGGCACATGGAAATCCACGACCGGGTGGAGAACTACAACCCGCGGCAGCGCAAGCTCCGCAACCTGATCATCGAGGACGAGAAGATGATGGTGGTGGCGCTGCAGCCGCCTGCGGAGCTGGAGGTGGGCTCGGCGGAGGTCATTGTGGAATCCCTGGCCCAGGGCGGCCTGGCCTCCCAGCTCCCAGGCCAGAGACTGTGTGCAGAGGAGAGCTTCACCAGCCCAGGTGTCCTGGAGCCCTCCCTCATCATCACAGCTGCTGTCCCCGAGGACTGTGACACATAG
- the LOC105479495 gene encoding taste receptor type 1 member 1, whose translation MLLCTACLVGLQLLISCCWAFACHSTEPSPDFTLPGDYLLAGLFPLHSGCLQVRHRPEVTLCDRTGSFNEHGYHLFQAMRLGVEEINNSTTLLPNVTLGYQLYDVCSDSANVYATLSVLSLPGPHHIELQGDLLRYSPKVLAVIGPDTTNRAATTAALLSPFLMPLISYGASSETLSVKRQYPSFLRTIPNDKYQVETMVLLLHRFRWTWISLVGSSGDYGQLGVQALEKQATDQGICIAFKDIVPFSAQVGDQRMQRLMRHLAQATATVVVVFSNRPLARVFFESVVLANLTGKVWVASEAWVLSRHITGVPGIQRIGTVLGVAIQKRTVPGLKAFEEAYARADKGAPRPCHKSSCCSSNQVCRECEAFTAHTMPKLKGFSMSSAYNAYRAVYAVAHGLHQLLGCASGVCSRGRVYPWQLLEQIHKVNFLLHKDTVMFNDNGDPLSSYNIIAWDWSGPKWTFTVLGSSTWSPVQLDINETKIQWHGKDNQVPKSVCSSDCLEGHQRVVTGFHPCCFECVPCGAGTFLNKSDLYRCQPCGKEEWAPEGSQTCFPRTVVFLACQEHTSWVLLAANTLLLLLLLGTAGLFAWHLDTPVVRSAGGRLCFLMLGSLAAGSGSLYGFFGEPTRPACLLRQALFALGFTIFLSCLTVRSFQLIIIFKFSAKAPTFYRVWVQNHGAGLFVMISSAAQLLICLTWLVVWTPLPTREYQRFPHLVMLECTEANSLGFILAFLYNGLLSISAFACSYLGKDLPENYNEAKCVTFSLLFNFMSWIAFFTTASVYDGKYLPAVNMLAGLSSLSSGFGGYFLPKCYVILCRPDLNSTEHFQASIQDYTRHRGST comes from the exons ATGCTGCTCTGCACAGCTTGCCTGGTTGGCCTGCAGCTTCTCATTTCCTGCTGCTGGGCCTTTGCCTGCCATAGCACTGAGCCTTCTCCTGACTTCACCCTCCCCGGGGATTACCTCCTGGCAGGCCTGTTCCCTCTCCATTCTGGCTGTCTGCAGGTGAGGCACAGACCCGAAGTGACCCTGTGTGACAG GACTGGTAGCTTCAATGAGCATGGCTACCACCTCTTCCAGGCTATGCGGCTTGGGGTTGAGGAGATAAACAACTCCACGACACTGCTGCCCAACGTCACCCTGGGGTACCAGCTGTATGATGTGTGCTCTGACTCTGCCAATGTGTACGCCACGCTGAGCGTGCTCTCCCTACCAGGGCCACACCACATAGAGCTCCAAGGAGACCTTCTCCGCTATTCCCCTAAGGTGTTGGCGGTGATTGGGCCTGACACCACCAACCGTGCTGCCACCACAGCCGCCCTGCTGAGCCCTTTCCTGATGCCCCTG ATCAGCTATGGGGCCAGCAGTGAGACGCTCAGCGTGAAGCGGCAGTATCCCTCTTTCCTGCGCACCATCCCCAACGACAAGTACCAGGTGGAGACCATGGTGCTGCTGCTGCACAGGTTCCGGTGGACCTGGATCTCTCTGGTTGGCAGCAGTGGCGACTATGGGCAGCTAGGGGTGCAGGCACTGGAGAAGCAGGCCACTGATCAGGGGATCTGCATTGCTTTCAAGGACATCGTGCCCTTCTCTGCCCAGGTAGGCGATCAGAGGATGCAGCGCCTGATGCGCCACCTGGCCCAGGCCACGGCCACCGTTGTGGTCGTTTTTTCCAACCGGCCGTTGGCCAGGGTGTTTTTCGAGTCCGTGGTGCTAGCCAACCTGACTGGCAAGGTGTGGGTCGCCTCAGAGGCCTGGGTCCTCTCCAGGCACATCACTGGGGTGCCCGGGATCCAGCGCATTGGGACGGTGCTGGGCGTGGCCATCCAGAAGAGGACTGTCCCTGGCCTGAAGGCATTTGAAGAAGCCTATGCCCGGGCAGACAAGGGAGCCCCTAGGCCTTGCCACAAGAGCTCCTGCTGCAGCAGCAATCAGGTCTGCAGAGAATGTGAAGCTTTCACGGCACACACGATGCCCAAGCTCAAAGGCTTCTCCATGAGTTCTGCCTACAACGCGTACCGGGCTGTGTATGCAGTGGCCCATGGCCTCCACCAGCTCCTGGGCTGTGCCTCTGGAGTTTGTTCCAGGGGCCGAGTCTACCCCTGGCAG CTTTTGGAGCAGATCCACAAGGTGAATTTCCTTCTACACAAGGACACTGTGATGTTTAATGACAATGGAGACCCCCTCAGTAGCTATAACATAATTGCCTGGGACTGGAGTGGGCCGAAGTGGACCTTCACAGTCCTCGGTTCCTCCACATGGTCTCCAGTTCAGCTAGACATAAATGAGACCAAAATCCAGTGGCATGGAAAGGACAACCAG GTGCCTAAGTCTGTGTGTTCCAGTGACTGTCTTGAAGGGCACCAGCGAGTGGTTACAGGTTTCCATCCTTGTTGCTTTGAGTGTGTGCCCTGTGGGGCTGGGACCTTCCTTAACAAGAGTG ACCTCTACAGATGCCAGCCTTGTGGGAAAGAAGAGTGGGCACCTGAGGGAAGCCAGACCTGCTTCCCACGCACTGTGGTGTTTTTGGCTTGTCAAGAGCACACCTCTTGGGTGCTGCTGGCAGCTAACacactgctgctgctgttgctgcttgGGACTGCTGGCCTGTTTGCCTGGCACCTAGACACCCCTGTGGTGAGGTCAGCAGGGGGCCGCCTGTGCTTTCTTATGCTGGGCTCCCTGGCAGCAGGTAGCGGCAGCCTCTATGGCTTCTTTGGGGAGCCCACGAGGCCTGCATGCTTGCTGCGCCAGGCCCTCTTTGCCCTTGGTTTCACCATCTTCCTGTCCTGCCTGACAGTTCGCTCCTTCCAACTAATCATCATCTTCAAGTTTTCCGCCAAGGCACCTACCTTCTACCGCGTCTGGGTCCAAAACCATGGTGCTGGCCTGTTTGTGATGATCAGCTCAGCGGCTCAGCTGCTTATCTGTCTAACTTGGCTGGTGGTGTGGACTCCACTGCCCACTAGGGAATACCAGCGCTTCCCCCATCTGGTGATGCTTGAGTGCACAGAGGCCAACTCCCTGGGCTTCATACTGGCCTTTCTCTACAATGGCCTTCTCTCCATCAGTGCCTTTGCCTGCAGCTACCTGGGCAAGGACTTGCCAGAGAACTACAACGAGGCCAAATGTGTCACCTTCAGCCTGCTCTTCAACTTCATGTCCTGGATCGCCTTCTTCACCACGGCTAGTGTCTACGACGGCAAGTATCTGCCCGCGGTCAACATGCTGGCTGGGCTGAGCAGCCTGAGCAGCGGCTTCGGCGGGTATTTTCTGCCCAAGTGCTACGTGATCCTCTGCCGCCCAGACCTCAACAGCACAGAGCACTTCCAGGCCTCCATTCAGGACTACACGAGGCACCGCGGCTCCACCTGA